The following proteins come from a genomic window of Gossypium hirsutum isolate 1008001.06 unplaced genomic scaffold, Gossypium_hirsutum_v2.1 scaffold_392, whole genome shotgun sequence:
- the LOC107890313 gene encoding probable leucine-rich repeat receptor-like protein kinase At1g35710 isoform X1, translating to MASSLTISVILGVLWAAILLSFATTVTAAYPSPLESEAIALLESRWWSNHSSNTSQRCQWPGITCNTAESITKINLSDAPNIEVGDRFGKLNFSSFPNLVLLDLSDHQIRGKIPHQIGDLSALKYLDLSSCGLSGELPPSLGKLTQLEFLDISYNDNINGSIPPQLGNLENLVTLNLSQCGIVGRIPSALGQLTSLQSLILSGNQINGSIPLEIGYLRNLTFLGLYNNRLVDSIPITLYQLTNLEILYLDNNQLQGSIPSCVGSLSKMQDLSLGSNLLKGPIPQEICNLANLTSLYLSQNKLTGSIPSCIGSLSKMLDLSLGSNLLKGPIPQEICNLANLTFLDLSQNKLTGSIPSCIGSLSKMLDLSLGSNLLKGSIPKEIGKLFDLSNLNLSFNQLSGPIPILSATHLYIVDAGNGCEKIFPDPFEGNSDLSPYMCPTPVTEKANSSRIPYYIKIFLPIAILFTFSILGCLLCSRFKLKNNHVSVQPTKNGDLCSIWDYDGKIAYEDIVAATEDFDFRYCIGVGGYGSVYKAKLPSGKVVALKKLHHLEAENPTFDKSFRNEIKFLSEIRHRNIVKLHGFCLHRRSMFLIYEYMEKGSLFCNLRDEVNAVDMDWTKRVEIIKGIAHALSYLHHDCCPPIVHRDISSNNVLLNSSFEAFVADFGTARMLDLDSSNKTIIVGTYGYVAPELAYTMIVTEKCDVYSFGVVALETLMGKHPEEVLSWLSSPSSLVNMKLVDVLDNRLPLPTSQLVTQNLVYVATLAFACLNPQPKPRPTMKEVCEEFLSRHTSLGIPLRMISLLQLMNREMHIGGKTKTCDV from the exons ATGGCCTCATCCCTAACCATTTCTGTTATTCTAGGGGTACTGTGGGCTGCCATCCTTCTTTCCTTTGCTACAACTGTAACAGCAGCATATCCATCGCCATTGGAGTCCGAAGCCATAGCTCTGCTAGAAAGCAGGTGGTGGAGTAACCATAGCAGCAATACTTCACAACGTTGCCAGTGGCCTGGTATAACCTGCAACACTGCTGAAAGCATCACCAAAATTAACTTATCTGATGCGCCCAACATTGAGGTTGGAGATAGATTTGGGAAACTGAATTTCTCTTCATTTCCAAATCTTGTCCTTCTTGATCTTAGTGACCATCAAATTAGAGGAAAAATCCCGCATCAGATAGGTGATCTATCAGCATTGAAGTACCTTGACTTGTCCAGTTGTGGTTTATCTGGTGAGTTACCTCCTTCTCTAGGGAAGCTGACCCAATTAGAATTCCTCGACATTTCCTATAATGATAATATTAATGGTTCCATCCCTCCACAACTGGGGAATCTAGAGAACCTTGTGACTTTAAACTTAAGTCAATGTGGAATTGTTGGTCGAATCCCTTCTGCTTTGGGTCAATTAACCAGTCTCCAATCTCTGATCCTTTCGGGGAACCAAATCAATGGATCTATCCCATTAGAAATTGGATATTTAAGAAATCTGACTTTTTTGGGTCTCTACAACAATAGACTTGTCGATTCAATACCCATTACTCTGTACCAATTAACCAATTTGGAAATTTTGTACCTTGATAATAACCAACTTCAAGGTTCAATCCCTTCTTGTGTTGGTAGTTTATCAAAGATGCAGGACTTAAGCCTTGGTTCTAATCTATTAAAAGGTCCTATTCCCCAAGAAATTTGTAATCTAGCAAATTTGACTTCATTGTACCTCTCCCAAAACAAATTGACTGGTTCAATCCCTTCTTGTATTGGTAGTTTATCAAAGATGCTGGACTTAAGCCTTGGTTCTAATCTATTAAAAGGTCCTATTCCCCAAGAAATTTGTAATCtagcaaatttaacttttttGGACCTCTCCCAAAACAAATTGACCGGTTCAATCCCTTCTTGTATTGGTAGTTTATCAAAGATGCTGGACTTAAGCCTTGGTTCTAATCTATTAAAAGGTTCTATCCCAAAAGAAATTGGCAAGCTTTTTGATCTATCAAATCTAAACCTTAGCTTCAACCAACTCTCAGGTCCTATCCCTATCTTGTCTGCTACTCATCTCTACATTGTCGACGCTGGAAATGGTTGTGAAAAGATTTTTCCCGATCCATTTGAAGGCAATAGTGATTTATCACCCTATATGTGTCCTACTCCAGTAACCGAAAAGGCCAACAGCAGCAGAATTCCTTACTATATCAAAATATTCCTCCCTATTGCGATCTTATTCACATTCTCCATTTTAGGATGTTTGCTATGTTCACGGTTTAAGCTCAAGAATAACCATGTCAGCGTACAGCCAACCAAGAATGGGGATTTGTGTTCCATATGGGACTATGATGGAAAGATAGCATACGAGGATATCGTTGCAGCAACAGAGGATTTCGACTTCCGATACTGTATTGGAGTTGGTGGTTATGGTAGTGTTTACAAAGCAAAACTCCCTTCTGGTAAAGTAGTTGCTTTGAAGAAACTTCATCATTTAGAAGCCGAAAATCCAACTTTTGACAAGAGTTTCAGGAACGAGATCAAGTTTCTATCAGAAATACGACATCGAAACATAGTGAAGCTTCACGGGTTTTGTCTACACCGACGATCCATGTTTTTGATCTATGAATACATGGAAAAAGGGAGTTTGTTCTGCAACCTAAGGGATGAAGTGAACGCTGTGGACATGGATTGGACGAAAAGAGTAGAGATCATCAAAGGCATAGCACATGCTTTGTCTTACTTGCACCATGATTGCTGCCCTCCGATAGTTCATCGAGACATATCAAGTAACAATGTTCTTTTAAACTCAAGTTTTGAGGCCTTTGTGGCCGACTTTGGAACAGCTAGAATGTTGGATCTTGATTCATCCAATAAGACCATTATTGTCGGAACTTATGGCTACGTAGCTCCAG AACTTGCTTATACAATGATTGTCACCGAAAAATGCGATGTTTATAGTTTTGGAGTGGTAGCACTGGAAACGTTAATGGGAAAGCATCCTGAAGAAGTGTTATCATGGTTGTCATCACCAAGTTCCTTGGTAAACATGAAGCTGGTTGATGTGTTAGACAACCGTTTACCACTTCCAACAAGCCAACTAGTTACACAAAATCTTGTTTATGTTGCTACACTGGCATTCGCTTGCTTAAATCCACAACCGAAGCCCCGACCAACAATGAAAGAAGTGTGTGAAGAGTTCCTTTCTCGCCATACATCCTTGGGAATTCCTCTTCGGATGATCTCTTTGTTACAACTCATGAACCGTGAAATGCATATTGGAGGCAAAACTAAAACTTGTGATGTTTAA